One genomic region from Streptomyces venezuelae encodes:
- a CDS encoding PucR family transcriptional regulator yields MGRRRRRTGDDWKVLAGACTALLERVPELVDEHLRELHAYEPAYGRILPYDQHWQEAHEAMRIGIEMISAPRNSPRRDLEHAEEMGRRRAAQGMPLELVVHAYRHAGHLVWDALIEGAGADAAQLAALMQSATTVWSAVDAQADTASEAYRSREAELRRRTDEQLQALLDALLQGQRAPELVARAAAGLDLPEQGRYAVVVLRYDRREEREPFHRQVQGEGVRFLWRMGADCEIGVVALAGETGLDALSELLDGRCPGPGGISPVVVGLTELGRARRLAELALRTCPPGSRQIVRLDRRMAGALVVGQPEMASLLVSDVLGGLLELDPADRAVLLETLDVWLDCEGSAGRAASRLYCHRNTVFNRLRRLEQLTSRSLSRPRDLTEMTLALDAFRLTASG; encoded by the coding sequence ATGGGACGGCGCAGACGGCGGACCGGTGACGACTGGAAGGTGCTCGCGGGGGCGTGCACGGCGCTTCTGGAGCGCGTACCGGAGCTGGTGGACGAGCATCTGAGGGAGCTGCACGCGTACGAGCCCGCCTACGGGCGGATCCTGCCGTACGACCAGCACTGGCAGGAGGCCCACGAGGCGATGCGGATCGGGATCGAGATGATCTCGGCGCCCCGGAACTCGCCCCGGCGGGACCTCGAACACGCGGAGGAGATGGGCAGACGGCGGGCCGCGCAGGGCATGCCGCTGGAGCTGGTCGTGCACGCGTACCGGCATGCCGGGCATCTCGTGTGGGACGCGCTGATCGAGGGCGCGGGGGCGGACGCGGCGCAGCTGGCGGCGCTGATGCAGTCGGCGACGACGGTGTGGTCGGCGGTGGACGCGCAGGCGGACACGGCGTCGGAGGCGTACCGGTCGAGGGAGGCGGAGCTGCGCCGCCGTACCGACGAGCAGCTCCAGGCGCTCCTGGACGCGCTGCTGCAGGGGCAGCGGGCGCCCGAGCTGGTGGCGCGGGCTGCGGCGGGTCTGGACCTGCCGGAGCAGGGGCGGTACGCGGTGGTGGTGCTGCGCTACGACCGGCGGGAGGAGCGGGAGCCGTTCCACCGGCAGGTGCAGGGCGAGGGCGTGCGCTTCCTGTGGCGGATGGGCGCGGACTGCGAGATCGGGGTGGTGGCGCTGGCCGGGGAGACCGGTCTGGACGCGCTGTCGGAGCTCCTCGACGGGCGGTGCCCGGGGCCGGGCGGGATCAGTCCCGTCGTCGTCGGCCTGACGGAGCTGGGCCGGGCGCGCCGCCTGGCGGAGCTGGCCCTGCGCACGTGCCCGCCGGGGAGCCGGCAGATCGTGCGGCTGGACCGGCGGATGGCGGGGGCGCTGGTGGTGGGCCAGCCGGAGATGGCGAGCCTGCTGGTCTCGGACGTCCTGGGCGGCCTCCTGGAACTGGACCCGGCGGACCGGGCGGTCCTCCTGGAGACGCTGGACGTGTGGCTCGACTGCGAGGGTTCGGCGGGGCGGGCGGCGAGCCGCCTGTACTGCCACCGGAACACGGTCTTCAACCGCCTGCGCCGCCTGGAGCAGCTGACGTCACGGTCCCTGTCCCGCCCGCGGGATCTCACGGAGATGACCTTGGCCCTGGACGCGTTCCGCCTGACGGCGTCGGGGTGA